One window of the Leptotrichia sp. oral taxon 215 str. W9775 genome contains the following:
- the rodA gene encoding rod shape-determining protein RodA encodes MFQNQRLMEKIKTNLVLMDKMILFFVYSLVTISTIFVYSATRSQKFVMQNLIWIGLGTFLMFLISFMDYKEYKDHIWKIYGLSAVLLILVRIAGKKTLGAQRWLKIGPFQLQPSEFVKIAIIVIIAFWIVEKYKNGINNLKDIIGAILPVVPLIILILTQPDLGTTLITLTSFVFMIFLYGANMKPIWIIGFVILLSVYPVYKYVLKDYQRTRVENFLNPEKDVKGSGWHVTQSKISIGSGGTFGKGVLQGSQSRLEFLPEAQTDFIFSVISEEMGFVGSALVLFLYFFLIFDIMRISRMVHDNFGKLILYGICGIFFMHVIVNVGMTIGLVPVTGKPLLFLSYGGSSFLSSFIMIGIVESIKIHIE; translated from the coding sequence ATGTTTCAAAATCAGAGATTGATGGAAAAAATAAAAACAAATCTGGTATTAATGGATAAGATGATATTATTTTTTGTTTATTCACTTGTAACAATAAGTACAATTTTTGTATACAGTGCGACAAGATCTCAGAAATTTGTCATGCAGAATTTAATCTGGATAGGATTGGGAACATTTCTGATGTTTCTTATATCATTTATGGATTATAAGGAATACAAGGATCATATATGGAAAATATATGGTCTTTCTGCTGTATTGCTTATATTGGTAAGAATTGCAGGAAAGAAAACGCTTGGAGCACAGAGATGGTTAAAAATAGGACCTTTCCAGCTTCAGCCGTCAGAATTTGTAAAAATAGCAATAATAGTGATAATTGCATTCTGGATTGTTGAAAAGTACAAAAATGGTATAAATAATCTTAAGGATATAATAGGAGCAATTCTTCCTGTAGTACCATTAATTATACTGATACTGACACAGCCTGATCTTGGAACTACACTTATAACATTAACTTCCTTTGTATTCATGATATTTCTGTATGGTGCAAATATGAAACCTATATGGATTATAGGATTTGTAATTTTACTGTCAGTTTATCCTGTGTATAAATATGTCCTGAAGGATTATCAGAGAACGAGGGTGGAAAACTTCCTGAATCCTGAAAAAGATGTAAAGGGAAGTGGATGGCACGTAACTCAGTCAAAAATCTCGATAGGATCGGGAGGTACTTTTGGAAAAGGAGTATTACAGGGAAGTCAGAGCAGACTAGAATTTTTGCCTGAAGCACAGACAGATTTTATTTTTTCTGTAATATCAGAAGAAATGGGATTTGTAGGATCAGCATTAGTTCTGTTTCTATATTTTTTCCTGATATTTGATATTATGCGGATAAGCAGGATGGTTCACGACAACTTTGGAAAGCTTATTCTTTATGGAATATGTGGGATATTTTTTATGCATGTAATAGTAAATGTTGGAATGACAATTGGTCTTGTTCCTGTAACTGGGAAACCTCTTCTTTTCCTTAGTTACGGT
- a CDS encoding pitrilysin family protein yields MTEVVKTKSGINIIFDELDNISTCSVGVFVKTGSKDEADNEAGISHVLEHMIFKGTPSRNYFQISEETDYLGSSINAHTTKEQTVFFINALSEYLNETLDILFDIVVNSTIDKDELEKEKDVIIEEIRMYKDSPDDLVSELNVSDAVSGQYGKPIIGTEESVRSFTPEMIKKYYKERYTKDNIAISVSGKFNKEQIIAKVEEYFGKLDEVKTDRRKSADFDFNAGRNSYTKDINQVNICISHKGLSIFDEDKIYVNIASGVIGGSMSSRLFQEIREKKGLAYSVYTYNQNFSEGGVLSTYIGTNKESYEEAIEITLKEFKKLREEGITENELQKAKNKQLSRMAFSMENPNSRMYIFGHHFIKKGKLFDVKEFENDVKRVEVEKINKFLKNMFTVENITILGNV; encoded by the coding sequence ATGACAGAAGTAGTTAAGACGAAATCAGGAATAAACATAATATTTGATGAATTAGACAATATTTCTACTTGTTCAGTGGGGGTATTTGTAAAAACAGGATCGAAAGATGAAGCTGATAATGAAGCGGGAATATCGCATGTGCTGGAACACATGATATTTAAGGGAACACCTTCAAGAAACTATTTTCAGATATCTGAGGAAACAGATTATCTTGGATCAAGCATTAATGCACATACTACAAAAGAACAGACAGTTTTTTTCATTAATGCATTAAGTGAATATTTAAATGAAACACTGGATATTCTTTTTGATATTGTGGTTAATTCCACGATAGATAAAGATGAGCTTGAAAAGGAGAAGGATGTAATAATTGAAGAAATAAGAATGTACAAGGATAGTCCGGATGACCTTGTATCTGAACTGAATGTTTCTGATGCTGTTTCAGGTCAGTATGGTAAACCAATAATAGGAACTGAGGAAAGTGTCAGAAGCTTTACTCCTGAAATGATAAAAAAATATTATAAGGAAAGATATACAAAAGATAATATTGCTATTTCAGTTTCAGGAAAATTTAATAAGGAACAGATAATAGCAAAAGTTGAAGAGTATTTTGGAAAACTTGATGAAGTAAAGACAGATAGAAGAAAAAGTGCAGATTTTGATTTTAATGCAGGAAGAAACTCATATACAAAAGATATAAATCAGGTAAATATATGTATAAGTCATAAGGGATTGTCGATTTTTGATGAGGATAAGATATATGTGAATATCGCCTCAGGAGTAATAGGTGGTTCAATGAGTTCCAGATTATTTCAGGAAATAAGGGAGAAAAAGGGACTTGCCTATTCAGTCTATACATATAATCAGAATTTTTCTGAAGGTGGAGTACTTTCAACTTATATAGGAACAAATAAGGAAAGTTATGAAGAAGCAATAGAAATAACTTTAAAGGAGTTTAAGAAACTTAGGGAAGAAGGAATTACAGAAAATGAGCTTCAGAAGGCGAAAAATAAACAGTTGAGCAGAATGGCATTCTCAATGGAAAATCCAAATTCCCGTATGTATATTTTTGGACATCATTTTATAAAAAAAGGTAAACTTTTTGATGTGAAAGAATTTGAAAATGACGTAAAAAGAGTAGAAGTGGAAAAAATAAATAAATTTCTAAAAAATATGTTTACAGTAGAAAATATAACGATTTTAGGTAATGTATAG
- a CDS encoding LptF/LptG family permease yields MNKLDRYIIINYVKSFFLGMMMFFLIFLLAESINLTGWIMDGKFTPGEALKYLGYGIPEIVTNTAPLGVLLGSLLCISKMAKQLEITAMKTSGISFLRVAMYPIIFSFLVSTAVLWINYDTLGKSNTKKNNMKILKIENSEPVKVEKEFIMVREKRDTILYAGYANKKEGIMKQIEIIKMKDGFKGISKIYTATSGKINPKTNEWTFENLKEHDGETNSTQPINTNNFKFKLSMDDILAEAVAAKNLTMPELREKIVYFTRVGADSTAMRIDFYYRISFALSSFIMCFIGLSLGSRYVRGGAAVNIGLSVIIGYSYYGFSTILKSLASSGTMPIYLACFLPLLIYMVVGIKLFMNAEY; encoded by the coding sequence ATGAATAAATTAGATAGATATATAATCATAAATTATGTAAAAAGTTTCTTTCTAGGAATGATGATGTTTTTTCTTATTTTCTTACTTGCAGAAAGTATAAATCTTACAGGTTGGATAATGGATGGGAAATTTACACCGGGAGAAGCATTAAAATATCTGGGTTATGGAATTCCGGAAATTGTTACAAATACTGCTCCTCTTGGGGTACTGCTGGGAAGTCTGCTGTGCATAAGCAAAATGGCAAAACAGCTTGAAATTACAGCCATGAAAACAAGTGGTATAAGTTTCTTAAGAGTGGCAATGTATCCAATAATTTTTTCTTTTTTAGTCAGTACGGCTGTACTTTGGATAAATTATGATACATTAGGTAAGTCCAACACCAAGAAAAACAATATGAAAATATTGAAAATAGAAAATTCTGAGCCGGTAAAGGTTGAAAAAGAATTTATAATGGTAAGGGAAAAAAGGGATACAATCCTATATGCAGGGTATGCAAATAAAAAAGAAGGAATAATGAAACAAATAGAAATAATAAAAATGAAAGACGGATTTAAAGGGATAAGCAAAATATATACCGCTACTTCAGGTAAAATAAATCCAAAAACAAATGAGTGGACATTTGAAAATCTTAAGGAACATGACGGAGAAACAAATTCTACACAACCAATAAATACAAATAATTTCAAGTTTAAGCTGTCTATGGATGATATACTTGCTGAGGCTGTAGCCGCAAAAAATCTTACAATGCCTGAACTGAGGGAAAAAATAGTTTATTTTACAAGGGTTGGAGCAGATTCAACTGCAATGAGAATAGATTTTTATTACAGAATATCCTTTGCACTGTCTTCTTTTATAATGTGCTTTATAGGATTATCCCTTGGAAGTAGATATGTAAGAGGAGGAGCTGCTGTAAATATTGGACTTTCAGTAATAATAGGATATTCTTATTATGGATTTAGTACGATATTGAAGTCTTTGGCTTCTTCAGGAACAATGCCCATATATCTGGCATGTTTCTTACCATTACTAATCTATATGGTTGTAGGAATAAAGCTGTTTATGAATGCAGAATATTAA
- a CDS encoding LptF/LptG family permease has protein sequence MKIKIIDRYIYSSLILPSIFGISIFTFILMLNVVMEVMERLFASDLPFISIIDYFLYAVPGILVQTIPMGAFLGVMLVYGGLSETNELIAMEGSGISLFRIIRPAFIFGVILTLIGLGLEIYVNPRALENINAQTKAMLATKPSSLTEEKIFLTNAESGFGFYIDEVDNEKANAKNFLILNKQGENPYPVIFLAESATFDPGVIVLKNVKGYSFDKEGNSQVAAEYKEQEIPISTFFKDKNKEYKKSRSEMNIKELKQFHDQNIKIPEMREAALKALIEIYQRLIGPLASTLLCWLGVLLSVGHRRSGRGISFGISLIVIFAYIAVVNYAKIMVLKNNIPANIAMWVPNTILLILCVYFSIKKYRRN, from the coding sequence ATGAAAATAAAAATAATTGACAGATACATTTATAGTTCGCTAATATTACCGTCTATATTTGGAATAAGCATATTTACATTTATATTGATGCTAAATGTAGTTATGGAAGTAATGGAAAGGTTGTTTGCAAGTGACTTGCCATTTATATCCATAATAGATTATTTCCTGTATGCGGTTCCTGGAATACTTGTCCAGACAATACCGATGGGGGCATTTCTTGGAGTAATGCTTGTTTATGGGGGATTATCAGAAACAAATGAACTTATAGCAATGGAAGGGTCAGGAATAAGTCTTTTCAGAATAATAAGACCTGCCTTCATATTTGGGGTTATACTTACATTGATAGGATTAGGGCTGGAAATATATGTAAATCCAAGGGCACTGGAAAATATAAATGCCCAGACGAAAGCTATGCTGGCTACAAAGCCAAGTTCACTGACTGAGGAAAAAATATTTCTTACAAATGCTGAAAGTGGATTTGGATTTTATATAGATGAAGTTGACAATGAAAAGGCAAATGCAAAAAACTTTCTAATATTGAATAAACAGGGAGAAAATCCTTATCCTGTAATCTTTCTTGCAGAAAGTGCAACATTTGATCCTGGAGTGATAGTTTTAAAAAATGTAAAGGGATATTCATTTGACAAGGAAGGTAACAGTCAGGTTGCCGCAGAATATAAGGAGCAGGAAATTCCTATTTCGACATTCTTCAAGGATAAGAATAAGGAATATAAGAAAAGCCGTAGTGAAATGAACATAAAGGAGCTGAAACAGTTTCATGATCAGAATATAAAAATACCTGAAATGAGGGAAGCTGCATTGAAAGCCCTTATAGAGATATATCAGAGGCTTATAGGACCGCTTGCAAGTACTCTTCTATGCTGGCTTGGAGTATTGCTTTCAGTAGGCCATAGGAGAAGTGGAAGAGGAATAAGTTTTGGAATAAGTCTTATTGTAATATTTGCATATATTGCTGTTGTAAACTATGCTAAGATAATGGTACTGAAAAATAACATACCTGCCAATATTGCAATGTGGGTACCAAATACAATACTTCTTATTTTATGTGTTTATTTTTCAATAAAAAAATACAGGAGAAATTAA
- a CDS encoding CvpA family protein, translating into MFFEILSMSLIIIFFILGTKRGFMYEFFCCFKYILLMFLMKYLYGAIKVMLKLDDNISKNETNTFFIVFIILYLLLSIILLFARKFLKSIKLSNYNEFLGGVLGILKTTFIIFIIYIVVLVGSSYSKKLKEIRDESILVSKITEYIYGYSQGFPEFIQQDVNSYRKKVKEKEIEKNVLKELKEGKKK; encoded by the coding sequence ATGTTTTTTGAAATTCTATCAATGTCACTGATAATTATATTTTTCATATTAGGAACAAAAAGAGGATTTATGTATGAGTTTTTCTGCTGTTTCAAGTATATTTTATTAATGTTTCTTATGAAGTATTTATACGGTGCTATAAAAGTTATGTTAAAGCTGGATGACAATATTTCAAAGAATGAAACAAATACTTTTTTCATAGTATTTATTATATTATATTTGTTGTTATCTATTATACTGCTGTTTGCCAGAAAATTTTTGAAAAGTATAAAATTAAGCAATTATAATGAATTTCTTGGAGGAGTGCTGGGGATACTGAAGACAACTTTTATAATTTTTATTATATACATAGTAGTATTAGTGGGTTCATCATACAGTAAGAAACTTAAGGAAATAAGGGATGAAAGTATTCTTGTTTCAAAAATAACAGAATATATTTATGGTTATTCGCAAGGATTTCCAGAATTTATTCAGCAGGATGTAAATTCCTATAGAAAAAAAGTTAAAGAAAAAGAAATAGAGAAAAATGTTTTAAAAGAATTGAAAGAAGGTAAAAAAAAATAA
- the alr gene encoding alanine racemase — protein sequence MRCWAEINIENLYDNIRELEKITLKEKIMAVIKADAYGHGMMNICEALIKTGIKKFAVATVEEALEIRETNNEVGILILGPVENECMSKVSDNNIYFMITDFEEIEYIEKNRINVNVFLKLDTGMGRVGFQEDEISELTEKLKNCKYVNAVGIFSHFSSSDSDEEYTKLQEKRFKEMSENIMKEVHSVKYRHLLNSFGSLKYHDSEYDFVRMGIILYGGVTDEETAPYKFKPVMSLYAKISHIKKMHKDSFISYGNTYMAKKGDVVATVSIGYADGVRRDLSNKGYVYYKGHRCSIIGRVCMDQLMILIPEELADSAKKGDIVEFFGKNINVVEVANLCNTISYEILCGISNRVPRIYK from the coding sequence ATGCGTTGCTGGGCAGAAATAAATATTGAAAATTTATATGATAATATAAGGGAACTTGAAAAAATAACATTGAAAGAGAAAATAATGGCAGTTATAAAAGCTGATGCATATGGTCATGGGATGATGAATATATGTGAAGCTCTTATAAAAACAGGAATAAAGAAATTTGCAGTGGCTACAGTTGAGGAGGCATTGGAAATAAGGGAAACAAATAATGAAGTTGGAATACTTATTTTAGGTCCTGTTGAAAACGAGTGTATGAGTAAAGTTTCTGATAATAATATTTATTTCATGATAACGGATTTTGAGGAAATAGAGTATATTGAAAAAAATAGAATTAATGTAAATGTTTTTCTGAAACTTGATACTGGAATGGGAAGGGTAGGTTTTCAGGAAGATGAAATTTCAGAATTAACAGAAAAACTAAAAAACTGTAAATATGTAAATGCAGTAGGAATATTTTCCCATTTTTCTTCTTCAGATTCTGATGAAGAATATACAAAATTACAGGAAAAAAGATTCAAGGAAATGAGTGAGAATATAATGAAGGAAGTACATTCTGTCAAGTACAGACATTTGCTTAACAGTTTTGGAAGCCTGAAGTATCATGATAGTGAGTATGATTTTGTAAGAATGGGAATAATTCTATATGGAGGAGTTACAGATGAAGAAACAGCTCCGTATAAATTTAAGCCAGTAATGTCATTGTATGCGAAAATAAGTCATATAAAGAAAATGCACAAAGATAGTTTTATCAGCTATGGAAATACTTATATGGCGAAAAAGGGAGATGTAGTTGCAACTGTATCAATAGGCTATGCAGATGGAGTAAGAAGGGATTTATCAAATAAAGGTTATGTATATTATAAAGGTCATAGATGCAGCATAATAGGAAGAGTGTGCATGGATCAGCTTATGATTCTGATTCCGGAAGAATTGGCAGATAGTGCAAAAAAAGGAGATATTGTAGAATTTTTTGGAAAAAATATTAATGTGGTGGAAGTTGCAAATCTATGTAATACAATATCCTATGAAATTTTATGTGGAATAAGTAACAGAGTTCCAAGAATTTACAAATAG